One window of Trichoderma breve strain T069 chromosome 3, whole genome shotgun sequence genomic DNA carries:
- a CDS encoding heterokaryon incompatibility protein (HET) domain-containing protein, whose product MSRYNYDQIDLKGHAIRLLRLLPGSASEQISCEIIQAWLCPHKDVLPYEALSYTWGSAKAPENITVNGKLLAVTENLYKALQQLRYPNQERILWVDAICINQDDNRERGHQVQQMGDIFKKAGRVIFWLQQISLSYPYSSWSRNDENWRRIWTHSIGPALPWFTRVWILQEVTNAREALLCCGSKTIAPWILSIATQLLDVQPDYHQEAVIEVMPGPWRASSWWNESQDLYTLLTKFGDSQATEPRDLIYALKGMSSDARNEPSLYADYNKPEQQLVQDAILLMYPLKVEHLVIIKPPATVRDLIHDLKGICRRIASNCHAIYSRQDMKALIQLKSPQVQSQIFVELLSRDGNEDFAKHLLRDWGMQVKIIRKHLHTIAWSKLSADMAEIVFRLMDEDAIATVPTIIMAASNEACGDRIIEFFSQHGTGYLPVSDDLMRGAALNEGCGCKIMERILRDKKNHIYLPDDIFDNVANWGDSRVKKLEIIGRLVDHDENYDKLTEKLLLHAVRIPPSSIHDTRHEYKNASVWLTERLLVHRRKPSDITEILQRAVANSTNAGKLTSLLFLYWGKRSFTITDDILWAAVTNNEGGHDAMALLFREMRHEMIIPQAIIDFALSSKNDEIRQLFTQYCTKQSEELSISSRDLSGPDGL is encoded by the exons ATGAGTCGATATAACTACGACCAAATTGATCTCAAAGGGCACGCGATTCGACTGCTCCGCCTTCTTCCTGGGTCCGCATCTGAACAAATATCCTGCGAAATCATTCAAGCATGGCTCTGTCCACATAAAGACGTCCTACCGTACGAGGCGCTATCATACACCTGGGGCTCTGCGAAAGCACCCGAAAACATTACCGTCAACGGAAAGCTCCTCGCCGTGACGGAAAACCTGTAcaaagctcttcaacaactGCGCTACCCTAACCAAGAGAGAATACTGTGGGTGGATGCCATTTGCATCAATCAAGATGACAACAGGGAGAGGGGCCACCAAGTGCAGCAAATGGGCGACATTTTCAAGAAAGCAGGACGAGTTATATTCTG gctgcagcagatCAGCCTCAGCTACCCTTacagcagctggagccggAACGACGAGAACTGGAGACGCATTTGGACACATTCCATCGGGCCTGCTCTA CCTTGGTTTACGCGAGTCTGGATACTGCAGGAAGTGACCAACGCGAGGGAAGCGTTGCTGTGCTGCGGATCAAAGACCATCGCACCATGGATCTTGAGCATTGCTACGCAGCTTCTGGATGTACAGCCAGATTATCACCAAGAAGCCGTTATCGAAGTCATGCCTGGACCTTGGAGAGCGTCATCATGGTGGAACGAAAGCCAAGATCTTTATACACTACTCACGAAATTCGGCGACAGCCAGGCAACCGAGCCGCGCGACCTGATTTACGCATTGAAAGGCATGTCTTCCGATGCCAGAAACGAGCCCAGCTTGTACGCGGACTACAACAAACCGGAGCAGCAATTAGTCCAAGACGCCATCCTATTAATGTATCCCCTCAAAGTCGAGCATCTGGTAATCATTAAGCCGCCAGCGACAGTCCGGGATCTCATCCATGATCTTAAAGGGATATGCAGGCGCATTGCTTCCAACTGCCACGCGATATATTCTCGCCAAGACATGAAGGCCCTCATTCAGCTCAAGTCACCTCAAGTCCAAAGTCAAATATTCGTGGAATTACTCTCCCGGGACGGAAATGAAGACTTCGCCAAGCATCTCCTCCGGGATTGGGGAATGCAAGTCAAAATCATCAGAAAGCACCTCCACACCATAGCCTGGAGCAAGCTGAGCGCGGATATGGCCGAGATAGTCTTTCGTCTCATGGACGAGGACGCCATCGCGACAGTTCCCACTATAATCATGGCGGCCAGTAACGAGGCTTGTGGCGATAGGATCATTGAGTTTTTCTCTCAACACGGCACTGGTTATCTACCGGTATCAGATGACCTAATGAGAGGAGCAGCTTTAAATGAAGGCTGCGGGTGCAAAATCATGGAAAGGATTCTTCGTGATAAAAAGAATCATATATATCTCCCAGACGACATCTTCGACAATGTGGCAAACTGGGGAGACTCTCGTGTAAAGAAGCTGGAGATCATCGGCCGACTTGTAGACCACGACGAAAATTACGACAAGTTGACCGAGAAACTTTTGTTACATGCCGTTCGAATACCACCGTCCAGCATTCACGATACTCGCCATGAATACAAAAATGCGAGCGTGTGGCTCACAGAGAGGCTCTTGGTGCACCGCAGAAAACCCTCTGATATAACCGAGATATTGCAGAGAGCAGTAGCCAATTCCACCAATGCTGGAAAGCTAAcgtctcttttgtttttgtattGGGGGAAACGGAGTTTTACCATTACGGATGATATTCTCTGGGCGGCTGTGACGAACAACGAGGGGGGACATGACGCGATGGCGTTGTTATTCAGGGAAATGCGACATGAGATGATTATTCCTCAAGCAATAATCGATTTCGCCCTTTCGTCAAAGAATGATGAGATTCGCCAATTGTTTACGCAGTATTGCACCAAACAATCTGAAGAGCTGTCGATTTCGAGCAGAGACCTCTCAGGTCCGGACGGCTTGTGA
- a CDS encoding autophagy-related protein: MATQVLIAHTGQRLEVDITQFSSLDDLKSWVARNSAVSLQHIVVLTPQGRSVKLANLHTEKEIYVYDIRVTQPSAGSASSLISEASLPRRQSIPNAPNSIDDIQAITSWQELCKERRNWATRIMEDCDQLNAAAQARYDEIDVMIRCLDAAVTNVEISVKQIEPKYNELKKWVTPALSEHEQLVSSWDRYLDLARSIPISSGLVKFMTRGQVNKADPTLEDLIELETANKAGKLAPTAHRRFSQKASELDGAATQMYQGTDSSQLMEDIEAVAKQIDSDYRTALNYGNSQRDLAQASKTASIHTERLVPTLRKRAKEMDEMAQYATQARNAIAADSVSFMRNITEITSLHSSVRNQINVLNQSEDDMTTFDYLRLIQQLPYMYASFMVEAIRRREWIDKVKADSSTLANEMALFQDEESKRRKKWQKMVGSMYGPGLDTNVMGLEVNLRGEDIPWPSIGKPELEEFLQLLQERNTDQEIVNDVAKLLQELSAPTKQQTKRLKAFKNGSVHEAALGRSGLLIRGDDDLIGSLQDEKLRLENKLKTADSRLSQRIAQLENELREEKKRSADFQKDLDNRVNERDDMRDRIEEVNSTKKDLLENMEALKREFLDERISLENEIKTLKARLEDTEEEMDHFGESRENEKANFDEKIQALEAEIERANKERKDDMLKSQGQVEFLRKETQMQRDQLDASERRLRSVREEARLTSKKLESVEENKAMPTDEADLTEALISNAADIVEKVRNSGSTASLLRSELDKATNSAKELRAELTQMKENLSSQEMSTMHARENLAEEKAKVTALEREVTESREELNQLRSQLSDGETGSEMLRKKLEKEEKKVTELSEEVAWRQSQVGSLEEESRLFKQRFEDVQSKLSALSAQYEARDGRTKDLTQRLYSQNDRLTRLLERVGYSISRDAGQMVITRVSRSDKLAVNPNDSSDPGSSLRRSLSLGGRAMTDSSDLELLYWVSNADPTVEDEKYQAFMEKLGTFDTDLFSDTIYHRVKEAEHKARKWQREARSYRDRAHSLQKDSHNKIAFRNFKEGDLALFLPTRNQQAGAWAAFNVGFPHYFLREQDGHRLRHREWLVARISKIQERVVDLSKSLQPSNETDSNDEENDNPFQLSDGLRWYLIDAQEDKIGAPTTPGMGKSTVAANNVEATANIQSHAAKGKGRSRDSIASIEGINKTLSKSLESRRSSSGSKKALPFHISGGTAHLKNNSALASETNSLRAAPPDTPTATSPVQGSVLSAANTDGGQRGGEPSAQDKSGKAPEVRAVDSLLGP, encoded by the exons ATGGCTACACAGGTGTTGATTGCCCATACGGGCCAGCGGCTGGAGGTCGATATCACGCAGTTCTCCAG TCTTGACGACTTGAAGTCGTGGGTAGCTCGGAATAGCGCCGTGTCGTTGCAGCATATCGTTGTCTTGACCCCCCAGGGCCGCAGCGTCAAGTTGGCAAACCTTCACACCGAG AAGGAGATATACGTCTACGATATCCGTGTCACGCAGCCGTCCGCTGGCAGTGCGTCATCGCTCATCTCCGAGGCCTCGCTGCCTCGGCGCCAGTCCATCCCCAACGCCCCGAATTCGATCGACGATATCCAAGCAATCACGTCATGGCAGGAATTATGCAAGGAGCGTCGCAATTGGGCGACGCGTATCATGGAGGACTGCGACCAATTGAACGCGGCTGCGCAGGCCCGATACGATGAGATAGACGTCATGATCAGGTGCCTGGATGCTGCCGTCACCAATGTCGAGATAAGCGTCAAACAAATTGAGCCAAAGTACAACGAACTGAAGAAATGGGTTACGCCGGCCCTGTCGGAGCACGAGCAGCTGGTTTCATCCTGGGATCGTTATCTTGATCTAGCCCGGAGCATACCGATATCTTCAGGCTTGGTTAAATTCATGACCCGCGGCCAAGTGAACAAGGCCGACCCCACACTGGAGGATCTAATCGAGTTGGAAACGGccaacaaggccggcaagTTGGCTCCTACGGCGCATCGGCGGTTCAGCCAAAAGGCCAGCGAGCTAGATGGAGCCGCGACCCAGATGTACCAAGG CACCGATTCTTCGCAGCTCATGGAGGATATCGAGGCGGTGGCCAAACAAATCGATTCAGATTACCGTACAGCCCTCAATTATGGCAATTCACAGCGAGACTTAGCTCAGGCTTCAAAGACGGCCTCGATTCACACCGAAAGACTTGTCCCAACCCTCCGAAAACGAGCaaaggagatggatgaaatGGCTCAGTATGCGACACAAGCGCGAAATGCCATTGCGGCGGATTCTGTAAGCTTTATGCGGAACATTACGGAAATCACCTCCCTGCACAGCAGTGTCAGAAACCAAATCAACGTCCTGAATCAATCCGAAGATGACATGACAACCTTTGACTACCTGCGActcatccagcagctgccatATATGTACGCCTCCTTCATGGTCGAGGCCATCCGAAGGCGAGAGTGGATCGACAAAGTCAAAGCTGACTCTTCAACGCTTGCCAACGAGATGGCCTTATTCCAGGACGAAGAATCGAAGCGTCGTAAGAAGTGGCAAAAGATGGTTGGCAGCATGTATGGGCCAGGACTCGATACCAATGTTATGGGTCTCGAGGTCAACCTGCGGGGTGAAGATATTCCCTGGCCCTCCATTGGGAAGCCCGAGTTGGAAGAGTTTCTTCAACTGCTGCAGGAGCGAAATACGGACCAAGAGATCGTGAATGATGTTGCCAAGCTCCTCCAAGAGCTCTCTGCCCCCACCAAACAGCAAACCAAGAGACTCAAGGCATTCAAGAACGGCAGCGTGCACGAGGCAGCTCTGGGGAGAAGTGGGCTCTTAATTCGCGGCGATGACGACCTCATTGGCTCTCTACAAGATGAAAAGCTCAGGCTGGAAAACAAGCTCAAGACAGCCGACAGCAGA CTGTCGCAGCGGATAGCGCAGTTGGAGAACGAGCTTcgcgaagaaaagaagcgcTCTGCGGACTTCCAGAAAGACCTTGACAATCGCGTcaatgagagagatgatATGAGAGATAGGATCGAAGAAGTCAACTCGACGAAGAAGGATCTCCTTGAAAACATGGAAGCCCTGAAGCGCGAGTTTCTGGACGAGAGAATCTCCTTGGAGAATGAGATCAAGACGCTCAAGGCCCGGCTGGAGGATacggaggaagagatggatcATTTTGGGGAATCTCGGGAGAACGAAAAGGCCAATTTCGACGAGAAAATCCAAGCCCTCGAGGCGGAGATTGAGCGGGCCAACAAGGAACGGAAGGATGATATGCTCAAGTCCCAGGGCCAGGTTGAATTCTTACGCAAAGAGACGCAGATGCAACGGGATCAGCTTGATGCCTCCGAGCGAAGACTTCGCTCTGTACGCGAAGAGGCCCGACTTACatccaagaagctcgagtCAGTGGAAGAGA ACAAGGCCATGCCAACTGACGAGGCTGATTTGACCGAAGctctcatctccaatgccgCCGATATCGTCGAGAAGGTGCGGAATTCTGGAAGCACCGCTTCGCTCTTACGATCTGAGCTTGACAAGGCGACCAACTCAGCCAAGGAGCTTCGAGCCGAACTGACTCAGATGAAGGAAAACCTCTCGTCGCAAGAGATGTCTACGATGCACGCTCGTGAGAACCTTGCcgaggaaaaggccaaggtaACCGCCTTGGAACGCGAAGTGACGGAGAGCAGGGAGGAGCTGAACCAGCTCCGAAGCCAGCTATCCGATGGTGAGACTGGATCTGAGATGCTCcgcaagaagctcgagaaagaggagaagaaggttaCGGAGCTCTCAGAAGAGGTTGCCTGGCGACAGTCCCAGGttggcagccttgaagaagagtcCCGGCTCTTCAAGCAGAGATTTGAAGATGTCCAGTCGAAGCTATCCGCGCTTAGCGCGCAATACGAAGCGCGCGACGGACGAACCAAGGACTTAACACAGAGGCTCTACTCCCAGAATGACCGTCTAACCAGACTTCTCGAGCGGGTAGGCTACTCCATCAGTCGAGATGCGGGCCAGATGGTGATCACGAGGGTGTCTCGATCTGACAAGCTTGCTGTAAATCCTAACGACTCTTCGGACCCCGGCTCTTCCCTCCGCCGATCCCTTAGCCTAGGTGGTCGTGCCATGACTGATAGTTCCGACTTAGAGCTCCTCTACTGGGTTAGCAACGCAGACCCTACagttgaggatgagaaataCCAGGCCTTtatggagaagctgggcaCGTTTGATACCGACCTGTTTTCCGACACCATATATCACAGAGTCAAGGAGGCAGAACACAAGGCGCGAAAATGGCAACGGGAAGCTAGATCATACAGAGACCGGGCGCACAGCTTACAAAAGGACTCTCATAACAAGATTGCGTTTAGGAACTTCAAGGAGGGTGACCTGGCACTTTTCCTCCCAACTCGAAATCAGCAGGCGGGAGCCTGGGCAGCCTTCAATGTGGGATTCCCGCACTATTTCCTCCGCGAGCAAGACGGTCACCGACTTCGTCACCGAGAGTGGCTTGTTGCCCGAATCTCCAAAATCCAGGAGCGTGTCGTGGATCTTTCCAAGAGCCTACAGCCAAGCAACGAGACCGACTCAAATGACGAGGAGAATGACAACCCCTTCCAACTGTCGGATGGCTTGCGATGGTATCTCATAGACGCCCAAGAGGACAAGATAGGGGCACCCACAACGCCCGGGATGGGTAAATCAACCGTTGCCGCCAATAACGTCGAGGCCACGGCTAATATTCAATCCCACGCAGCCAAGGGGAAAGGGAGGAGTCGGGACAGTATAGCGAGCATCGAGGGTATTAACAAGACTCTTTCCAAGAGCCTAGAGAGCCGTCGAAGCAGCTCGGGGTCTAAGAAAGCCCTCCCGTTCCACATCAGTGGCGGAACAGCGCATTTGAAGAACAACAGCGCGCTGGCGAGCGAGACCAACTCTCTTCGTGCCGCTCCTCCCGACACACCGACAGCCACAAGCCCGGTCCAGGGCAGTGTCCTCAGTGCTGCCAATACCGATGGTGGGCAACGAGGCGGCGAGCCGTCTGCGCAGGACAAGTCGGGAAAGGCCCCCGAGGTACGAGCCGTTGACTCTCTACTTGGGCCCTAG